ATTAAAGCACTCATATTATGGTTTGACCGATTCTTATGTAAAGTGCTTATCATACCATCGCACTAAAAATAATCATAAGGAGGTGGGATATTGCTCTTTATAACATTGGTAAAGCTGAGACGATATATAACGAAAGATGACATGGATAGAGTAAAGGCGGGTTTAAAGGAATCTGAGAAGGCGGGAGCCAAAACATTGTCGATGTATTTTACACTTGGCAGATATGATGTCGTTTTAGTTTCAGATTGCCCTGATGAAAAAACCCATATGAAGATGGCTATGCAGTTTGGTGATCTCGCCAGCTCTGAGTCTTTGGTAGCTATCCAAGTGGAAGAAGTTGAAAAACTACTTGAATAAAGGATGAAAAAATAACCGTAGGC
This genomic interval from Candidatus Bathyarchaeota archaeon contains the following:
- a CDS encoding GYD domain-containing protein, with translation MLFITLVKLRRYITKDDMDRVKAGLKESEKAGAKTLSMYFTLGRYDVVLVSDCPDEKTHMKMAMQFGDLASSESLVAIQVEEVEKLLE